The Castanea sativa cultivar Marrone di Chiusa Pesio chromosome 11, ASM4071231v1 genome contains a region encoding:
- the LOC142615666 gene encoding uncharacterized protein LOC142615666: MGRGGFSAKSTSSLLSISNRLRIRVSHPFHSSSYYYSTLTSSKNAESPNMLLKYVRNECKFGSFRNVDHALELFDKMLHLSPLPSIADFTRLLGAIARMKHYSQVITLIKQIESFGLCLQGNIAGAVRLVEEMAKNGHELDAISCGKILHALCKIGKADMAIGLLRKMEEGKFKANVVHYTTIIDNLCKDKLLTEALNLLSEMRSKDIQPNIITYACLFQGLCNFGPWREATTLLSEMVQRKVMPNVHTFNILVDTLCKKGKLTEAKKVFDVMIQRGIEPDTVTYGSLIDGYCLQNQMDDAIKAFNVMVERGCSPNVYSYSILINGYCKNKRIDEARSLFHEMSNKGVAPNVVTYTIMLKGLCKEGLIDEASELLEKMDGNSCSPNDHTYNTIIQGLL; this comes from the exons ATGGGTAGGGGTGGTTTTTCTGCTAAATCAACAAGCTCTCTTCTTTCTATATCCAATCGTTTGAGAATTAGAGTAAGCCATccatttcattcttcttcttattattattctacTCTTACCAGTAGTAAAAATGCGGAAAGCCCAAATATGTTGTTGAAATATGTGAGAAATGAGTGCAAATTTGGAAGCTTTAGGAATGTTGATCATGCCTTAGaactgtttgataaaatgcttcaCTTAAGCCCTTTGCCTTCCATTGCGGATTTCACTCGGTTGTTGGGTGCCATTGCCAGAATGAAGCATTACTCTCAAGTCATTACTCTAATTAAACAAATCGAATCATTTG GGCTCTGTCTTCAAGGTAACATTGCTGGAGCTGTGAGGTTGGTAGAAGAAATGGCGAAGAATGGGCATGAACTGGATGCAATTTCTTGTGGAAAAATACTACATGCTCTGTGTAAGATTGGTAAGGCTGATATGGCTATTGGATTGCTTAGGAAGATGGAAGAGGGGAAGTTTAAAGCTAATGTGGTGCACTATACCACAATCATTGACAATCTATGTAAGGACAAATTGCTAACTGAAGCTTTGAACCTTTTATCTGAAATGAGGAGTAAAGACATTCAACCAAACATTATCACTTACGCGTGCTTATTTCAAGGCCTATGCAATTTTGGCCCGTGGAGGGAGGCTACTACTTTGTTGAGTGAGATGGTGCAAAGGAAGGTCATGCCAAACGTGCATACCTTCAACATATTGGTGGACACACTTTGCAAAAAAGGGAAGCTGACAGAggcaaaaaaagtttttgatgtgATGATTCAAAGAGGCATTGAGCCTGACACTGTCACTTACGGTTCTTTGATTGACGGATACTGTTTGCAAAACCAAATGGATGATGCAATCAAAGCATTTAATGTGATGGTTGAGAGGGGTTGTTCACCTAATGTGTATAGCTATAGCATATTGATCAATGGATATTGCAAGAATAAAAGAATTGATGAAGCAAGGAGTTTGTTTCACGAAATGTCCAACAAAGGAGTGGCTCCCAATGTTGTGACTTACACCATAATGCTCAAAGGGCTTTGCAAAGAGGGACTAATTGATGAAGCAAGTGAGCTGCTTGAGAAAATGGATGGAAATAGTTGTTCACCTAATGATCATACATATAACACAATCATACAAGGGTTATTGTAA
- the LOC142615665 gene encoding uncharacterized protein LOC142615665, with protein sequence MAIRAPRLYQAALWLPCLLILLLFVTVTCASSPRSSKLGVLRGYNKESKSVYDTSLIESELNKDYQTFYYDQTLDHFNYQPVSYTTFRHKYVVNFKHWRGAKAAAPIFAYMGEESSLGGDIGFIGFMMESARRFGALELYIEHRFYGESVPYGFTGEEALKNATVRGYFSSAQAIADYAEVIINLKKNLSAESSPVIVAGGSYGGMLATWFRLKYPHVAIGALASSAPILYFDNIVPSNAYYATVTKDFQEVSLSCYNTIKSSWSEIDRVAAKHNGLSELSKKFNTCKPLKTASGLKDHLITLFAAAAQYDKPPSYPVTVVCKGIDGGANGTDILGRIFSGMVAYYKEDKKCFDLDDFFSAETLSGWDWQTCSEMVMPMGAGPNDTMFPASPFVYKKFKDSCMNKYGVEPRPHWVTTYYGGQHIKKILKRFGSNIIFSNGLRDPYSSAGVLENISNSILALSTKNGSHCLDLLPASADDPEWLTAQRNEEFKIIKLWLHKYYRDLHRFA encoded by the exons ATGGCCATTAGAGCTCCAAGATTATACCAGGCAGCTCTATGGCTTCCATGCTTGCTTATTCTCTTGCTCTTTGTTACGGTCACTTGTGCTTCATCACCAAGGAGTTCGAAGCTCGGTGTGCTACGAGGATACAATAAAGAAAGTAAAAGTGTATACGACACATCTCTAATTGAATCTGAATTAAACAAAGATTACCAAACGTTTTATTATGACCAAACACTCGATCACTTCAACTATCAGCCTGTCAGCTACACCACTTTCCGACATAAATATGTCGTGAATTTTAAGCATTGGCGTGGCGCCAAGGCGGCTGCTCCCATATTTGCATATATGGGAGAGGAGTCTTCTCTAGGCGGCGATATTGGTTTTATAGGATTCATGATGGAGAGTGCTCGCAGGTTTGGTGCTTTGGAGCTGTACATAGAG CATCGCTTCTATGGAGAATCAGTCCCATATGGATTTACAGGAGAAGAAGCATTGAAAAATGCTACCGTTCGTGGCTACTTTAGCTCAGCTCAAGCTATAGCAGATTATGCAGAAGTAATTATAAACTTGAAGAAAAACTTATCAGCCGAGTCCTCTCCAGTTATAGTAGCTGGAGGATCTTATGGTGGAA TGCTTGCAACATGGTTCCGCCTAAAGTATCCTCATGTTGCAATCGGCGCATTAGCCTCTTCAGCACCCATTCTTTACTTCGATAACATTGTGCCATCAAATGCATATTATGCCACTGTTACCAAAGACTTTCAG GAGGTTAGTTTGAGCTGCTATAATACCATAAAGAGCTCATGGTCAGAGATCGATAGAGTTGCTGCTAAACACAATGGTCTTTCTGAACTCAGCAAGAAATTCAATACTTGCAA gCCGTTGAAGACTGCATCCGGATTAAAGGATCACCTAATCACTCTGTTTGCAGCTGCGGCTCAATATGATAAACCTCCAAGCTATCCAGTGACTGTTGTCTGCAAAGGTATTGACGGAGGAGCTAATGGAACCGACATTCTTGGCCGAATTTTCTCTGGAATGGTTGCTTATTACAAGGAAGATAAAAAGTGCTTTGATTTAGATGATTTCTTTTCAGCAGAAACACTGAGTGGTTGGGACTGGCAG ACATGTAGTGAAATGGTTATGCCAATGGGGGCTGGCCCAAATGACACCATGTTTCCTGCATCACCATttgtttacaaaaaatttaaggacTCCTGCATGAATAAATATGGAGTTGAACCTAGGCCCCATTGGGTCACAACTTATTATGGTGGTCAA CATATAAAGAAGATTCTCAAGAGGTTTGGTAGCAACATCATCTTCTCCAATGGCCTCCGAGACCCTTATAGTAGTGCAGG GGTGTTGGAAAACATATCGAACAGCATACTTGCCCTGTCTACGAAAAATG GGTCTCATTGCCTCGACTTATTGCCTGCAAGCGCAGATGACCCAGAGTGGTTGACCGCACAGCGAAATGAAGAATTCAAGATAATCAAATTGTGGCTTCACAAGTACTACAGAGATTTGCATAGGTTTGCATAG